A genomic window from Periweissella cryptocerci includes:
- a CDS encoding CDP-glycerol glycerophosphotransferase family protein: MADMKTENQRTVNIQDAQFTADNQQVQVNVELILPTDAQLLVRVFGQVEAQALSFEYMNGRLTFSTATLQAYLDQHVENVFQVFFAFTVADESFEYLLVDRTITEGRLSLTGVFAGLELVNYAGWLVESVADNQAANVLFAAENITAVTSVSALELPAQQLEFQLPAIGALIDQVQQPTIQAGRGDAAIILPVVTFANSQVVVDLTDEFVDELGRVREQPLLLKLALTNGQFELQLRNQAGAYPERMTAQKKRIKFMNSDNGFVLIDMQPDFYSTRFGHNVRAQVYSIEAAPLRKPTLTMHIRANDKFKFLGARIQLRSNLFEHVVELPVKQVTAVNAKFTKAKVGLTMDWNEFYPLYWDLFALVDFGNGPERIRIEKVGARVIRRVNRSYLHYKITDKDQKRILVPYLTYNDSLAFMVREMEPVETPQATFKERLARITFGLMKTFKMMKPNVWLGFEKFASTAQDNGYAFFDYVATNKLHDDFYYVLSADSADFAKVQSKHADKLLVHGSFKYYLYLLMAKTLVGSEIRRHVYSLRVRSGYMYDQVANKRAVFLQHGVTAFKKTTYFRNAANRGSFDLVITTSPAEEKIVHDYWNYPANKIGLTGFSRWDVLTDKSAEQPMKRIFVMPTWRTWLEDLPAEDFMQTDYYQHFASLLTNQRMMDLLKQHNLKLVFFLHPKFKDYVDSFAGEKSDYVEIYKFGDIQVNEEIMKSSLMITDYSSVAWDTFYMHKPVIFYQFDLERYLDSWGSYLNMDTELFGPRVQDVDQVVDAIAQIVTADFKLDTQYEPMYQKYFIAHDQQNSQRIFDAVNTMNDRMDQEITTANEMRKGD, encoded by the coding sequence ATGGCAGATATGAAAACTGAAAATCAGCGCACGGTCAATATCCAAGACGCTCAATTTACGGCAGACAATCAGCAAGTTCAAGTGAATGTCGAATTGATTTTGCCAACGGACGCCCAGTTATTGGTGCGTGTTTTTGGTCAGGTTGAAGCACAAGCGCTGTCATTTGAGTATATGAATGGCCGCTTAACATTTTCAACGGCAACATTACAGGCCTACCTTGATCAACATGTCGAAAATGTTTTCCAAGTATTCTTTGCGTTCACAGTAGCAGATGAATCCTTTGAGTATTTACTTGTTGACCGCACTATCACTGAAGGCCGGTTATCATTGACCGGAGTCTTCGCGGGATTAGAGTTAGTCAATTATGCCGGGTGGTTAGTTGAGAGCGTGGCTGATAATCAAGCGGCAAATGTGTTGTTTGCTGCTGAAAATATCACGGCAGTTACTAGCGTCAGCGCACTTGAATTACCAGCGCAACAATTGGAATTTCAATTACCAGCAATTGGCGCATTGATTGACCAAGTTCAACAACCAACGATACAAGCTGGGCGTGGGGATGCCGCGATTATTTTGCCGGTGGTTACTTTTGCCAACAGCCAAGTCGTGGTTGATTTAACCGATGAATTCGTTGATGAGCTTGGCCGGGTGCGTGAACAACCTTTACTACTGAAGTTAGCACTAACAAATGGCCAGTTTGAACTTCAGTTGCGTAACCAAGCCGGGGCATACCCTGAACGGATGACGGCACAAAAAAAGCGGATTAAGTTTATGAATTCCGACAATGGCTTTGTGTTGATTGATATGCAACCGGATTTCTATTCGACGCGTTTTGGGCACAATGTCCGCGCACAAGTATATTCAATTGAAGCTGCACCCCTACGCAAGCCAACCTTAACGATGCACATTCGCGCCAATGATAAATTCAAGTTCTTGGGTGCACGGATTCAATTGCGGTCAAATTTATTTGAACACGTCGTTGAATTACCCGTGAAACAAGTAACTGCCGTCAACGCCAAATTCACAAAAGCCAAAGTCGGTTTGACGATGGATTGGAATGAATTTTATCCGCTTTACTGGGATTTGTTTGCGCTAGTTGACTTTGGTAATGGGCCAGAACGAATCCGGATTGAAAAGGTTGGTGCACGGGTTATTCGCCGGGTTAACCGTTCATACTTACACTATAAAATTACTGATAAAGACCAGAAGCGTATTCTAGTGCCATACCTAACTTATAATGACAGTTTGGCCTTCATGGTTCGCGAAATGGAACCAGTTGAAACGCCCCAAGCTACTTTCAAAGAACGCTTGGCACGTATTACTTTTGGTTTAATGAAAACGTTCAAAATGATGAAGCCCAACGTATGGCTCGGGTTTGAAAAATTCGCATCAACTGCGCAAGACAACGGTTATGCATTTTTCGATTATGTCGCTACAAACAAACTGCACGATGATTTCTATTATGTATTGAGTGCTGATTCAGCCGACTTTGCCAAGGTGCAAAGTAAACACGCGGATAAACTGCTAGTGCACGGTTCGTTCAAATATTATTTGTACTTATTGATGGCTAAGACGTTGGTTGGTTCTGAAATTCGCCGGCACGTTTATAGTTTACGGGTGCGGTCAGGCTATATGTATGACCAAGTGGCTAACAAGCGCGCCGTGTTCTTGCAACATGGGGTGACTGCGTTTAAGAAAACCACGTACTTCCGGAATGCAGCTAATCGTGGATCATTTGACTTAGTTATTACAACTTCACCAGCTGAAGAAAAAATTGTGCACGACTACTGGAATTATCCCGCCAATAAAATTGGCTTAACGGGTTTTTCTCGTTGGGACGTTTTAACAGATAAGAGTGCGGAACAACCAATGAAGCGTATCTTTGTGATGCCAACTTGGCGGACGTGGTTAGAAGATTTACCCGCGGAAGATTTCATGCAAACGGACTATTATCAACATTTTGCGAGTTTGTTGACTAATCAACGGATGATGGATTTGTTGAAGCAACATAACTTGAAGTTAGTGTTCTTCTTGCATCCAAAATTTAAAGATTATGTCGATTCCTTTGCTGGCGAAAAATCGGACTACGTGGAAATTTATAAATTTGGTGACATCCAAGTGAACGAAGAAATCATGAAGTCATCACTGATGATTACTGATTATTCATCAGTTGCGTGGGACACTTTTTATATGCACAAACCGGTGATTTTTTATCAATTTGATTTGGAACGCTACCTCGATAGTTGGGGCAGTTACTTGAACATGGATACTGAATTATTCGGTCCGCGTGTCCAAGATGTTGATCAAGTCGTCGATGCAATTGCTCAAATTGTGACGGCCGATTTCAAACTCGATACGCAATATGAACCAATGTACCAAAAATACTTTATTGCACACGATCAACAAAACAGTCAGCGGATTTTTGATGCGGTTAACACGATGAATGACCGCATGGATCAAGAAATAACTACCGCCAATGAAATGCGGAAGGGGGACTAA